The segment TAACCTTgttttcctaggttttgttgtgacctCACAGGGCATACaggttgatgaggagaaggtgAAGGCTATCAAGGAGTGGCCGACTCCTAAATCTATTGGAGAAGTCAGGAGCTTCCATGGACTtgctggtttctataggaggtttgTGAGAGACTTCAGTACAGTTGCTGCCCCACTCACTGAAGTAATCAAAAAGAGTGTTGGTTTCACTTGGGGGCAAGCCCAAGAAGATGCATTTCATATGCTAAAAGAGAAGTTAACAAGTGCTCCTTTACTTGTACTCCCTgacttttctaaaacttttgaaattgaatgtgatgcatctggTATTGGGATAggagctgtgttgatgcaggaaaaGAGGCctatagcttacttcagtgagaagctaggagGCGCCACCTTGAACTACCCAACCTATGACAAGGAactatatgccttggtgagagccttgcaagtgtggcaacattacttgtggccaaaagagtttgtgatccatacagatcatgaATCTCTTAAGCATCTCAAGGGGCAACAGAAGCTGAACAAGAGGCATGCTAGGTGGGtggagttcattgagacattcccttatgtcatccactacaagcaaggtaaggagaatgtagttgctgatgcactctccaggaggTATGTTCTGTTGTCTTCAATGGAAACTAAACTTTTAGGTTTTGAACATATCAAATCttgctatgctgatgatcctgagtttaaagatgtGTTTAGGGAGTCTGAGAAACATGCTAGTGGTAAATTTTATCAAGTGAAaggatttcttttctatgataaccgcctgtgtgttccttgtggttctttgagagagttgtatgtcagggaagctcatggaggagggTTGATGGGCCACTTTGGGGTCGCCAAGACACTCTCAACCTTGcaagaacacttctactggccgagTATGAAGAAAGAAGTGGAGAGGGTGTGTGCTAGGTGTGTCGTGTGCAAGCAGGCCAAGTCTAAGGTCCAACCAACAGGTTTGTACACTCCTCTTCCTATCCCTACTGAACCATGGGTTGACatctctatggactttgttttaggtttgcctaGAACCAGGAAAGGTAGAGATAgcatctttgtggttgttgacaggttttctaagatggcatacttcataccttgccataagactgatgatgcatctCTAGTAGctgatcttttctttagagaggttgttagattgcatggcatgcctaggactatagtttctgatagggattctaagttccttagctatttctggaaaactctgtggggaaagttgggaactaaactattgttttcaactacttgtcatccccaaactgatggacaaactgaaacAGTCAATAGGACCTTGTCTACTCTTTTGCGTGCCATCATTAAGAGTAACATTAGGACTTGGGAGGATTATTTACCTCAtgtagagtttgcatacaataggGCAGTGCATTCAGCTACCAAGCTTTCTCCTTTTCAAGTTGTGTATGGATTCAATCCATtgtctcctcttgatttgtttgcttTACCTTTGAAAGAACAAACTAACCTTGATGGCAAGCAAAAGGCCGAGTTTGTTAAGTCTTTACATGCGCAGGTCAGGAAGAACATAGAGGAGAGGACAAAGATGTATGAGAGGCAAAAGAACAAGGGCAGAAAAGAATTGGTGCTGGAACCGGGTGATCTTGTCTGGATCCACATGAGAAAAGATAGGTTCCCTGCTGAGAGGAAATCAAAGCTACTGCCAAGGACAGATGGACCTTTCAAAGTGTTGAAaagaatcaacaacaatgcctaccagattgatctagAAGGTAAGTACACAATaagttctactttcaatgtttctgacttgatcccttttgttgcagatgattcggatttgaggtcaaatccttttaaaggaggaggggatggtgtagccatgagcAGAGACATTGAAgaggagctgagtgagtctgatgaggaagaGCTGATTGAACCTGAGCAAGGGGATAAAGGTGATACCAAAGAGACTGACTTAGAAGATGAGCTTGAAGCTAGTGACATTGAAGTGAACCTGAGCAAGAGAGATCAATCCAATGAACCAGCCAATGTGTGGAGTGGACCAGtaactagatcaaggctgagggCTCAAGAGAAGACCCTCCAAGACTTAGCCAAATTCGTGGGAGCAAGTTCTAAGGGAGaagaccaagacaaaccagcttgttggttcaatttgatttcaatgtaattaagttggtttatttggttttcatttatttcaaaccaagacaaattaggattagttaaaccagttttaattaggattagatGTCCTGTCGATTTGGTTTAATTCTCATAAACCAAATTGGTTAAGGATTAGGTTAGACATCGTTTTCTCTTTTACTTAAAGACCACGCagcttgtttttcttcttcaactttGAATCTAAGAATTTTACAGCAACCTGTTTGCCTTGTCTCAAGCTTTCTCTGctcagctcaagaacattgatcacacttaaaggaaggaattcctagtgaaccccatcttagacaatacaaggtaatcttgtgtctttgagtagcaaaccATCCTTGTCGCCAATCCATAGGCTCAGGGAGACGTCCATAGTTCAAaggagtgctagtagcctcttaGAACAACCCATATCCACccaccttcaagtgatccagagtttaagccatacccaggctgcaccacTTCCATTATGTATATTCACCTAATTGTCccaagaaaaaaatacagaattgttatttcttcttttatttatagaggaaaagATAACAATTTTGattatagaaaaagaaataaagctTGTGTTGGAATCATTTTAACTCCATATGCTAttacaaaagtaaaaataagaATAGACTTCTGAAATGGCATAGCAAGTAGCAGTGAGAATAAATGTAAAACTCCACTGCTTTAATGTGACTTGTCGCAATTGTTACAACTTTTGCATACTGAAATGACTTGGCATTAAAACCAGTGAACAATGATTCTTGATTTCTTAAAGAAATTAACTAGTGGCTTCGGAACGATATATTTGTCTCTTTAAATTCCAAAAACAGAGCTTAAATGGAGAACGAGAAACTACGCATAAGTTAGAAAAAGTCTTCCTCAATGGCAAATGCTTCAGCTTCCTCACCTACCAATCCACACTTTTTCCAGCCTCTTCTTCCTGGTTTTCAAAGCCACCTTGTAAATCTCTTTCTCAGACTCTCtctttatatatctaaataatgAGTATGtttgtttgatgttttcttTCGTTGCAGAACATTCCCATGGCGTTCTACTCAAAGCACATAAAGGGAACAACCAACGAGGGCAATGCCAACGCGGTGGTGGTAAAGCTGAGATCGGACGCTTCTGATTTAACGTGGGAAGTTAAGATGGACGGTCGGAGACTCACCCAAGGCTGGCAAGAGTTCACCACCAGTCATGATCTCCGGGTCGGTGATATAGTCATCTTTAGACATGATGGAGATTTGTTGTTCCATGTCACAACTTTTGGGCCTAGTTGCTGTGAGATACAATACGATGATGATGTCTTTCAAATATCCTCTGGTACGATCTCAAGTACTACTTGAACTCGGTTGACTCTTAAGATCCTGTTTAAATTCTTCATTTCAATGCTGAAACAGATTCAGATAAAGAGATGAATCAAGAAACAAGAGAAGCAGTCTTTCCATCAGATAAATCTTGTTTTGTAGCTCGTGTCACCCCGTCTAATCTAAAAAAAGATGCACTGGTGAAATTTTATCTTCTGCATTTGATATACTTTTCCATAAAACCATAAAGCTAAAGCCAATCAtttctatttttgaaaaaaaaattgagataaaGTTTTACTCTAATATGTTTTctgttatataaaatatttatattttctactaCAAATAGAGAGATACTACTAtaatttttctctatttattttatattatagaaaaatgCATTGGAACAAAAACTTTATTAATAGATGTGTTGGagttagtcttttttttttaatctgaatAATTTACTCTTTGATAAACTTTACAGTTTCTTCCAAGAGACTTTTCAAGGTCTAATGGTTTGACGAATCGTGAGTGCGAGATCACTCTACTGAACGAGTATGGAAAACCATGGACAGCGTTGCTGATCTATTACAAAACAACGGGTGATGTTTACCTCAGACGCGGCTGGAGAAACTTCTGCCACGAAAATCAGAAAGGAGCTAATGGCTTATTGACTTTCAAGCTTGTGCAAGCAGGTACAAAACCTGTTCTCCAGTTGTGTTCGTCCATGCACAACCGAGACTGTATCCGaggctcttcttcttcaaaaagcCAAGGCAGATTCTTGACACTAACTCTTACACATTACAATTTCAAGAGATGTAAACtggtaagagcatctccaaggattcactctattttttactctaaaatagagtgactctataatagagatggaaTTTGCTCTAATGGTActttattttagagtgaaaaatagagcgatgaacaaaaaaacaacaacttactctatatttggagtaacctattttctactctattatagagtgagaaatagagtaTCATTGGAGCATTTCTGATAGGAGCTGGAGAGTGTATTATCgtaagaagaagagaggagaaaTGAACGATAAGTGTGCAGATCAGTTGATAAGCACAGAAGACAGTGATCAGTGAGAGTGTGATCTGCAGAACTAATAAGTGGAGCTGACTATAACAGAAGAGGTGGTTACGTCAGTTACAGCCGTTACAGTTTATTGATTGAGTATAAATGTAATAGGCATGAGATTTGTATCGTTGGCTTTTGGCAATTGTATTCTGGATCTTAAGCGAGAGCTTGAAGATTAGGCTTAACACTTGTATTGAGTGTTGAAAGTATAATACAAAGGGAAATTTACAGAGAAATATTATTGTGCTCTATCATTTGGTGCGGTGAGCAGCTCGATCATAGCGACGACGATGACGATGACGACGAGAAATGGCGCCATCGAAGATTCGTTGCAGAGGATCGGTGCACTCGATCATTCCGTCGCCGATCTTAACCAACGATTCAACGAGCTCGACGAGAAGTTCAACAGAATCGCAGCAACGAGTGCGATCAACACCGAATCGATCACAGCAACGGTGCGCAACGCAGAATCGAAGATCGATCGATTGGAGGCAACGATCAACTCGTTCATTTCTTCGTTCAATACGCGCCCGATCATCGGTGAAACGAGTCGAGATCGTCCGATATCGCCAGAACCAATTCAGGTACATCATCCTCCTTTGGAACGTAACCGGAATGACTCTGAGCTAGGTTATCGGTGTAACGGACATAGATCTGAGAATAAGGAAGGACGATATAAGAAAGTTGAAATGCCTGTGTTTGCCGGAGAACATCCGTTTGATTGGATTGCCCAAGCAAAAAGATACTTTCGCGTGACGCAAAGCGATCCTGAACGGAAGATGGAGCTGGTATCGCTTAGCCTCACAGAGATGCTCTGAGCTGGTTCAACTATGAGCTCGAGTATAGACCTTTCACAGACTGGTCAGAGTTCAAACGAAGATTGCTAGCCAGATTTACCGAATCATTTGAGAAGACTCCGGGGAAGCGGCTATTCAGTTTGCAGCAGTCAGGGTCAGCATCAGAGTATGTAAGAGAGTTTCAGGAGCTGGCACATCAGGTGAAATTAGCTGAAGAAAACCTGATCGACATCTTCTTTAACGGCCTCAAACAAGAATTAAAGGAAGTTATCAAGATGAAAGAACCTAAGACCTTACCTGATCATATCGAAGCAGTAATGAAGATGGAAGATAGTGAGTTCTGCAGGATGTTTGCTCTACTAAAGGATCAAGAAAGTAAGACAGGAAAGCAGGCTACAAAACCATCTCAGCGTTACGGATCTCAGTTTTGGAAACCGAAGCAGTCGACATTGGATTCAGGGCAAAAACAAGACGAGAAACAGAATCAGACGAAAACAGgagaaaaacaaaatcaacCACTCAAGCTTTCAGATGCTGAGTATGAttacaagaagaagaatggcCTCTGTTTCAAATGTCCTGAGCGTTGGTCTAAAACTCACATATGCCGAAACAAGTCACTACAAGTCATGGTCGTATGCCAAGGGAATGATATCGAGTTATGCGACGAAGAATTTTTCGAAGCCTGTGAGGGGGAAGCAAGTACAGAGATGATGCAGATATCACTTCACTCGTTTTTTGGATGGTCGTCTCCTACAACTATGAAAATCAGAGGAAAGATTGGAAAAACGAAAGTTGTGGTCTTGATAGACAGTGGAGCTACACACAACTTCGTTTCTCCTGAAACAGTTCGTAAGGCTCAGCTACAGACTACGTCATGTAATGATTTTACAGTAATGGTGGGGACAGGATTATCAGTTCACGGCTCCAGTTTCTGCAGGAAGGTTAAGCTCGAGTTGCAGTCAGTAATGATCACTACAGACTTCATCATACTAGAACCAGGGGGTGCAGATAAGATTCTCGGCGTTCAGTGGTTGAGGACACTTGGGAAATGCGAAGTGAATTGGGAGAATCAGGAGTTTTCGTTCAACACAGATACTGGCAAAGTGACATTACAGGGAGACGTGACAACAGCACAGAAATCAGAACAGATCCTTTCAGAATGTTCAACGGTTGAGTGGAATGGCAGTTCAGTCAGTTTGTTTTCAGTAGAGAAACAGACAGAGTCAGAGATTCATCATGCGATTACAGCAGTAATGGACAGATTCAGTGATGTGTTTAAGGAGCCAACAGAGTTACCACCCGTAAGAGGCTTTGAGCACGCAATACGTTTTTGGGAAGGTACCAAACCAATGTCAGTCAGACCATATCGCTACCCTCACTCTCAAATGGAAACAATTGAGAAGATGGTCAAGCAGATGCTAGAATCAGGAGTTATCAGAAACAGCAGAAGTCCATACTCTAGTCCGATATTGCTCGTTAAGAAAAAGGATGGAGGATGGAGGTTTTGCATTGACTACCGTGCAGTAAACCAAGCCACAATACCAGACAAATTCCCTATTCCAGTCATTGATCAGCTTTTAGATGAGTTACATGGAGCCACAATATTCTCGAAGCTTGATTTACGATCAGGGTACCATCAAATTCGAATGGTGGAATCCGACATTGAGAAAACGGCTTTCAAAACACACGAAGGGCAGTATGAATTTGTGGTAATGCCTTTCGGGTTAAGCAACGCCCCAGCTACATTTCAAGCGCTAATGAACGAGATATTCAAGCCGTTTTTGCGTCACTTCGTCTTAGTATTCTTTGATGACATACTGATC is part of the Raphanus sativus cultivar WK10039 chromosome 5, ASM80110v3, whole genome shotgun sequence genome and harbors:
- the LOC108857973 gene encoding B3 domain-containing protein REM10-like; its protein translation is MANASASSPTNPHFFQPLLPGFQSHLNIPMAFYSKHIKGTTNEGNANAVVVKLRSDASDLTWEVKMDGRRLTQGWQEFTTSHDLRVGDIVIFRHDGDLLFHVTTFGPSCCEIQYDDDVFQISSDSDKEMNQETREAVFPSDKSCFVARVTPSNLKKDALFLPRDFSRSNGLTNRECEITLLNEYGKPWTALLIYYKTTGDVYLRRGWRNFCHENQKGANGLLTFKLVQAGTKPVLQLCSSMHNRDCIRGSSSSKSQGRFLTLTLTHYNFKRCKLCLPATFLKANGITSARKIILVDRHGIKRTTSLKPDNNFGRMRLGKGWKEFCEVNGVKAGDAIKLELIKEEEEEDRSATYLLKFCTKV